One Streptomyces sp. NBC_01217 genomic region harbors:
- a CDS encoding transposase family protein, with protein MPAAAESSPTPAARDQLTPVSPLLLQECPGLLACLATVPDPRDPRGRLHPLVGVLALCAAAVLTGATSLLAISE; from the coding sequence GTGCCTGCCGCTGCTGAATCATCCCCCACGCCCGCCGCACGTGACCAGCTCACCCCGGTCTCGCCTCTGCTGCTCCAGGAGTGTCCCGGCCTGCTGGCCTGCCTCGCGACGGTGCCCGATCCTCGTGATCCACGGGGCCGGCTGCATCCGCTGGTCGGAGTGCTCGCCCTCTGCGCCGCCGCTGTGCTGACCGGTGCGACCTCGCTGCTGGCGATCAGCGAGTGA
- a CDS encoding ASCH domain-containing protein — MSDPERAMLLSVHPRFATAILAGTKTVEVRRQRVAASPGTPVLLYATAPTMAIVGMARISSVQVASPREVWSANRASAGISRREYDEYMSGATQASGLSLEEPITFEAPVPLAALRASGSFHPPQSYRYLTGEDLRKVAEAAPVTGAALQGALNDLTLA, encoded by the coding sequence GTGAGTGATCCGGAGCGCGCGATGCTGCTGTCCGTCCACCCTCGGTTTGCCACAGCGATTCTGGCTGGGACCAAGACGGTCGAGGTTCGCCGGCAGCGCGTCGCCGCATCACCGGGAACTCCTGTGCTCCTGTACGCGACCGCGCCCACGATGGCCATTGTGGGCATGGCACGGATCTCTTCCGTGCAGGTGGCCTCGCCGCGGGAAGTCTGGTCGGCCAACCGCGCGAGCGCTGGGATCAGTCGGCGTGAGTACGACGAGTACATGAGTGGAGCGACCCAGGCCAGCGGTCTGTCACTCGAAGAACCGATCACCTTCGAGGCCCCGGTACCGCTGGCCGCGCTGCGAGCCTCGGGATCGTTCCATCCACCCCAGAGCTACCGGTACTTGACCGGTGAAGACCTCCGGAAGGTCGCTGAGGCGGCACCAGTGACCGGGGCGGCCCTTCAAGGCGCATTGAACGACCTGACACTGGCCTAG
- a CDS encoding IS30 family transposase — translation MEYDRLRASGVRQREAAALVGVHERTARDWDRGIRKSNGARLHPDGRRFDYKTGVTTTSAASREPSVAAVEAELHHRFLTVAERELIADLRREGQSLRAIGRALSRPASTVKREIDAHSVEGVYQPHRAQRAWAKSRPRPKASKLATDGPLRDYVAHKLQQQWSPEQICHALVTEFPDDESMRVSPETIYQAIYVQARGGLRREVAAALRTGRTRRKPHRSPDQRTRRFVDEMVMISERPPEVADRAVPGHWEGDLIVGTRNESAIVTLVERSTRYVMLGHLPGGHTAEEVRDVLVPLIQTLPEHLRGSLTWDQGCEMAAHKQFTVSTGVPVYFCDPHSPWQRGSNENTNGLLRQYFPKGTDLSVHSPEDLEHVAQQLNGRPRKTLGWKTPAERLRDLLTTT, via the coding sequence GTGGAGTACGACAGGCTTCGCGCGTCCGGGGTCCGGCAGCGGGAGGCCGCGGCACTGGTCGGGGTCCATGAACGCACTGCGCGGGACTGGGACCGTGGTATCAGGAAGAGCAACGGCGCGCGCCTGCACCCGGACGGGCGCCGGTTCGATTACAAGACCGGTGTGACAACCACCAGTGCCGCATCGCGGGAGCCGTCCGTTGCGGCGGTCGAGGCCGAGCTGCACCACCGGTTCCTGACGGTGGCGGAGCGGGAGTTGATCGCTGACTTGCGTCGTGAGGGTCAATCGCTGCGGGCGATCGGGCGAGCGCTGAGCCGACCGGCCTCCACGGTCAAGCGGGAGATCGACGCCCATTCGGTCGAGGGCGTCTATCAGCCGCACCGGGCACAGCGGGCGTGGGCGAAGAGCCGTCCGAGGCCCAAGGCGTCCAAGCTCGCTACGGACGGTCCGCTGCGTGATTACGTCGCCCACAAGCTGCAGCAGCAGTGGTCACCTGAGCAGATCTGTCACGCTCTGGTCACCGAGTTCCCCGACGACGAGAGCATGCGCGTGAGTCCGGAGACGATCTACCAGGCGATCTACGTGCAGGCCCGTGGCGGACTGCGCCGTGAAGTCGCGGCAGCGCTGCGCACCGGGCGCACCCGCCGCAAGCCGCACCGCAGCCCGGACCAGCGAACGCGCCGGTTCGTCGACGAGATGGTGATGATCTCCGAGCGGCCGCCCGAGGTCGCAGACCGGGCGGTTCCCGGCCACTGGGAAGGCGACCTGATCGTCGGCACCCGCAACGAGAGCGCGATCGTCACCCTGGTCGAGCGCTCCACCCGCTATGTCATGCTCGGCCACCTGCCCGGCGGGCACACCGCCGAGGAAGTCCGTGACGTGCTGGTGCCCCTGATCCAGACCCTTCCCGAGCACCTGCGCGGCTCGCTGACCTGGGACCAGGGCTGCGAGATGGCCGCGCACAAGCAGTTCACCGTGTCCACCGGTGTTCCGGTCTACTTCTGCGACCCGCACTCACCCTGGCAGCGCGGATCGAACGAGAACACCAACGGCCTGCTACGGCAGTACTTCCCCAAGGGCACCGACCTGTCCGTGCACAGCCCCGAAGACCTCGAACACGTCGCTCAGCAACTCAACGGCCGCCCACGCAAAACGCTCGGCTGGAAAACTCCAGCCGAGCGTCTGCGTGATCTACTGACGACCACGTAA
- a CDS encoding helix-turn-helix domain-containing protein, producing MVERCRTRPIAHVAAEMGISRACASKWVNRYRRHGELGLVDRSSVPHHQPTATPSEVLVLIEQLRRTHKWSASRIAFELAQAGTAITRRTVSRHLAELERALAWIVHRGNRRLRYIGTIKNDAWLHTRAAALNLRRLINLGLTHTNGTWHLAPAGT from the coding sequence GTGGTCGAGCGTTGCCGGACGAGGCCGATTGCGCACGTCGCGGCTGAGATGGGAATCTCCCGCGCGTGCGCGTCGAAGTGGGTCAATCGGTATCGGCGCCACGGCGAACTCGGGCTGGTGGACCGCTCCTCTGTGCCGCATCACCAGCCGACCGCGACGCCGTCCGAGGTCCTCGTACTCATCGAACAGCTGCGCCGGACCCACAAGTGGTCCGCGTCCCGGATCGCCTTCGAACTGGCCCAGGCCGGGACGGCAATCACCCGAAGGACCGTGAGCAGGCACTTGGCTGAGCTCGAACGCGCCCTCGCCTGGATCGTCCACCGAGGCAACCGCAGACTCCGATACATCGGCACCATCAAGAACGACGCCTGGCTCCACACCCGAGCAGCCGCCCTCAACCTCCGCCGGCTAATCAACCTCGGGCTCACCCACACGAACGGCACCTGGCATCTCGCCCCAGCCGGCACATGA
- a CDS encoding DUF2690 domain-containing protein has product MHGIRRWGPTTAALALLAGVFQGIQASPAAAEFDCFRATCSGKDPIEMGCDEDAEILQQVTTADESVSVRLLWSPMCQGVWAKVSRDLDASPDNVYLTLWTTRDPDGGVQAGDTAGRLGDGVAGAYTKMQNWKKTTAKACWNDVNATFDPEPTRYVIQDPNKSNDWPVDASLTVMHGRCTDWM; this is encoded by the coding sequence GTGCATGGCATACGTAGATGGGGGCCGACGACGGCAGCACTGGCGCTGCTGGCGGGGGTCTTTCAGGGAATCCAAGCGTCCCCGGCGGCAGCAGAATTCGACTGCTTTCGAGCCACATGTTCGGGAAAAGACCCCATCGAGATGGGGTGTGACGAGGACGCCGAGATTCTTCAGCAGGTGACCACGGCGGACGAGTCGGTCTCGGTGCGGCTTCTATGGTCGCCGATGTGTCAGGGAGTATGGGCAAAAGTCTCACGCGATCTCGACGCATCGCCCGACAATGTGTACCTGACACTGTGGACGACACGCGATCCCGACGGCGGCGTCCAGGCCGGCGACACTGCGGGCCGTCTCGGCGACGGTGTGGCAGGCGCCTACACCAAGATGCAGAACTGGAAGAAGACGACGGCGAAGGCGTGCTGGAACGACGTCAATGCCACGTTCGACCCCGAACCGACGAGGTACGTCATCCAGGACCCCAACAAATCCAATGACTGGCCGGTCGATGCGAGCCTCACGGTCATGCACGGCAGATGCACGGACTGGATGTAA
- a CDS encoding IS1182 family transposase, whose product MRPVGLPEIPELTAVVARAAFPKGSLAIRVRDRLAEVFADGPFTGAFGVRGAPGLSPGLLSLVTVLQFAENLTDRQAAAMAVRAIDWKYALGAELTDTGFDASVLAKFRSRLVEHGMERVVFDRLVEHCREMGLVRSGGKQRTDSTHVISAVRDLNRTELAGESVRAALEALAVAAPSWLASVMDVVEAAERYGPRVDGWTMPSSKTRRDRLAEVFGQDALVLCRAAWSDDAPVWIREIEAVALLRQVLVQTYTVRTDARGREVVKKRDADDEGVPPGHLRLASPYDSDARWSAKGDDVFWCGYKVHLTESCDTLPEAEAGVLRLVTDVHTTVSTVPDVMATEPIQQNVAARQLAPAEHYLDSGYPSADLVTEAAGRGITMITPLLADHSPQAKAAEGFDKIAFTIDWRSRQVRCPEGATSAGWYPVTQHGKDAIVVDFARADCRPCPSRTQCTASARGTRMLTLRPRELHERTVAARAEQKTKSWKAKYALRSGIEGTINQALDITGIRRARYRGLPKTTLQHAFSATAINIIRLDTWWTTDPLRKPRTSRLQHLSYRLIA is encoded by the coding sequence ATGCGGCCGGTGGGTCTCCCGGAGATCCCGGAGCTGACGGCGGTGGTGGCCCGGGCGGCGTTCCCGAAGGGCAGTCTGGCGATACGGGTGCGGGACCGTCTGGCGGAGGTCTTCGCGGACGGGCCGTTCACGGGCGCGTTCGGAGTGCGTGGTGCCCCGGGTCTGTCGCCGGGGCTGTTGTCGCTGGTCACGGTGTTGCAGTTCGCGGAGAACCTGACCGACCGGCAGGCCGCGGCGATGGCGGTCCGCGCGATCGACTGGAAGTACGCACTGGGGGCCGAGCTCACCGACACCGGCTTCGACGCCAGTGTGCTGGCCAAGTTCCGCTCCCGGCTGGTCGAGCACGGCATGGAACGGGTCGTGTTCGACCGGCTTGTCGAGCACTGCCGCGAGATGGGGCTGGTCAGGTCCGGCGGCAAGCAGCGCACCGATTCCACCCACGTGATCAGCGCGGTCCGTGACCTGAACCGCACCGAACTGGCCGGGGAGAGTGTGCGGGCCGCGCTGGAAGCCCTCGCGGTGGCCGCACCGTCCTGGCTGGCCTCGGTGATGGACGTCGTCGAGGCGGCCGAACGCTACGGGCCGCGCGTGGACGGCTGGACCATGCCGTCGTCGAAGACCAGGCGGGACCGACTGGCGGAGGTCTTCGGGCAGGACGCGCTGGTCTTATGCCGGGCGGCCTGGTCCGACGACGCGCCCGTGTGGATCCGTGAGATCGAGGCCGTCGCCCTGCTCCGACAGGTCCTGGTGCAGACCTACACCGTCCGCACCGACGCCCGGGGACGGGAGGTGGTCAAGAAGCGGGACGCCGACGACGAGGGCGTCCCGCCCGGCCATCTCCGCCTGGCATCCCCCTACGATTCCGACGCCCGCTGGTCAGCCAAGGGCGACGATGTCTTCTGGTGCGGCTACAAGGTCCACCTCACCGAGAGCTGCGACACCCTCCCCGAAGCCGAAGCCGGTGTGCTGCGGCTGGTCACCGACGTGCACACCACCGTGTCCACCGTCCCCGACGTCATGGCCACCGAGCCGATCCAGCAGAACGTGGCCGCCCGACAGTTGGCCCCGGCCGAGCACTACCTCGACTCCGGCTACCCCTCGGCCGACCTCGTCACCGAAGCCGCCGGCCGGGGCATCACCATGATCACCCCGCTCCTGGCCGACCACTCACCCCAGGCCAAGGCCGCCGAAGGATTCGACAAGATCGCCTTCACCATCGACTGGAGGAGCCGCCAGGTCCGCTGCCCCGAAGGCGCCACCAGCGCGGGCTGGTATCCGGTCACCCAGCACGGCAAGGACGCCATCGTCGTCGACTTCGCCCGCGCCGACTGCCGCCCCTGCCCCTCCCGCACCCAGTGCACAGCTTCGGCCCGCGGCACCCGCATGCTCACCCTCCGCCCCCGTGAACTGCACGAACGCACTGTCGCGGCCCGCGCAGAGCAGAAGACCAAGTCCTGGAAAGCCAAGTACGCCCTCCGTTCCGGTATCGAGGGCACCATCAACCAGGCCCTCGACATCACCGGCATCCGCCGGGCCCGCTACCGCGGCCTGCCGAAGACCACCCTCCAACACGCCTTCTCCGCCACCGCGATCAACATCATCCGCCTCGACACCTGGTGGACCACCGACCCCCTCCGCAAGCCCCGCACCAGCAGACTCCAACACCTCAGCTACCGACTCATCGCCTGA
- the ltrA gene encoding group II intron reverse transcriptase/maturase: MAGDTPGNPGVPEAAAYAVASRVLRIQSKLHDRAVADPGRVFDDLFNLVADPAFLLEAWRRARTNKGARTAGIDGWTAPGIEASEHGVLGFLDQIRADLKARTFVPLPVAERMIPKSNGKMRRLGIPTARDRVVQASLKLVLEPIFEPGFSSSSYGFRPGRRAQDAIEDIIHHARSGYVWVFETDIAACFDEIDHTALMDRVRQRIGDRRVLRLVKSFLHAGILTGEDTLRETVSGTPQGGILSPLLANIALGVIDEHFDAKRRSLSKEWHRRRHRREGGATYRLVRYADDLAVMVFGTREHAEALRDEVTGVAATIGLRLAEDKTRTVHIDEGFDFLGWHIQRHTQRGSNRRMVYTYPSDKAVTSVRSRVKELTGRQTMNMDPGTVFTLLGQRLRGWTTYFRHGASKITFSELEHYLWHRVWKWLRRRHRRRHWRWVTRTYGSPHNRWGFTADGVELFNPAKVPIRRYRYRGNTIPTPWSARPAHTTT; the protein is encoded by the coding sequence ATGGCGGGAGATACGCCGGGGAACCCCGGCGTTCCCGAGGCCGCCGCGTATGCGGTGGCCTCGCGGGTACTGCGGATTCAGTCCAAGCTGCACGATCGGGCGGTGGCCGACCCTGGCCGCGTGTTCGACGATCTGTTCAACCTTGTGGCAGACCCGGCGTTCCTGCTCGAAGCATGGCGCCGGGCCAGGACGAACAAAGGAGCGCGGACAGCCGGGATCGACGGCTGGACCGCTCCCGGGATCGAGGCGTCCGAGCACGGTGTGCTCGGGTTCCTCGACCAGATCCGCGCGGACCTGAAGGCGCGGACGTTCGTCCCCCTGCCCGTGGCCGAACGCATGATCCCGAAATCCAACGGGAAGATGCGCCGTCTGGGCATCCCGACCGCGCGAGACCGCGTGGTGCAGGCCAGCCTGAAACTGGTGCTCGAACCGATCTTCGAGCCCGGATTCAGCTCGTCCAGTTACGGGTTCAGGCCCGGCAGGCGAGCACAGGACGCGATCGAGGACATCATCCACCACGCCCGCTCGGGCTATGTGTGGGTGTTCGAGACCGACATCGCCGCCTGCTTCGACGAGATCGACCACACGGCCCTCATGGACCGGGTGCGTCAGCGTATCGGCGACAGGCGAGTCCTACGGCTGGTCAAGTCCTTCCTGCACGCAGGGATCCTGACCGGGGAGGACACCCTGCGGGAGACCGTGTCGGGGACGCCGCAAGGCGGGATCCTGTCCCCGTTGCTCGCGAACATCGCCCTGGGCGTGATCGACGAGCACTTCGACGCGAAGCGACGAAGCCTTTCCAAGGAATGGCACCGGCGCCGCCACCGCCGCGAAGGGGGAGCGACTTACCGGCTGGTCCGGTACGCCGACGACCTCGCCGTTATGGTGTTCGGCACCCGGGAGCACGCTGAAGCACTCCGCGACGAAGTCACAGGCGTTGCCGCCACCATCGGGCTGCGTCTGGCCGAGGACAAGACCCGAACCGTCCATATCGACGAGGGTTTCGACTTCCTGGGCTGGCACATCCAGCGCCACACCCAGCGGGGCTCGAACCGTCGCATGGTCTACACCTATCCCAGCGACAAGGCCGTCACGTCGGTCAGGTCCCGGGTCAAGGAACTGACCGGACGGCAGACAATGAACATGGACCCCGGCACAGTCTTCACCCTCCTGGGGCAGAGACTCCGGGGCTGGACCACCTACTTCCGCCACGGCGCATCCAAGATCACTTTCAGTGAGCTGGAACACTACCTGTGGCACCGTGTGTGGAAGTGGCTCCGCCGACGCCACCGGCGCCGGCACTGGAGATGGGTCACCCGCACCTACGGCAGCCCCCACAACCGGTGGGGCTTCACCGCCGACGGCGTGGAACTGTTCAACCCCGCGAAGGTACCCATCCGGCGATACCGCTACCGGGGCAACACCATCCCCACCCCGTGGTCCGCACGACCAGCCCACACCACCACCTGA
- a CDS encoding ISAs1 family transposase → MLARLGARRDPFTGRHQAPCETTIRRVLTLIDGDVLDHAVGCWLAARRPQAGGTMLRAIAVDGKSLRGAARAHGRKIHLLAAVDHTTAVVLGQVDVETKTNEITCFQPLLDGIELVGAVVTSDAMHTQREHAEYLISREAHYIVIVKGNQKKLRKQMKSLPWKQIPLQNRTTEKGHGRGEIRRLKVCTVAGLLFPGAAQAIELKRRRVNRKTGKISIKTVHAVTSLTAEQATPAQLASLIRGHWSVEVRHEALCFRTGVRDPRRLAVAAAG, encoded by the coding sequence GTGCTCGCCCGGCTCGGTGCCCGCCGTGATCCGTTCACAGGCCGTCACCAGGCGCCATGCGAGACCACGATCCGCCGAGTGCTGACCCTGATCGACGGCGATGTATTGGACCATGCCGTCGGCTGCTGGCTGGCCGCGCGGCGTCCGCAGGCCGGCGGGACGATGCTGCGAGCGATCGCGGTAGACGGCAAGTCCCTTCGCGGTGCCGCCCGCGCGCACGGCCGGAAGATCCACCTGTTGGCGGCCGTCGACCACACGACCGCTGTCGTCCTGGGGCAGGTCGACGTCGAGACCAAGACGAACGAGATCACCTGCTTCCAGCCCCTGCTCGACGGCATCGAGCTGGTTGGAGCGGTCGTGACCAGCGACGCAATGCACACTCAGCGCGAACACGCCGAGTACCTGATCAGCCGGGAAGCCCACTACATCGTGATCGTCAAGGGCAACCAGAAGAAGCTCCGCAAGCAGATGAAGTCCCTTCCCTGGAAGCAGATTCCGCTGCAGAACCGCACCACCGAGAAGGGGCACGGCCGAGGCGAGATCCGGCGGCTCAAGGTCTGCACCGTCGCCGGACTGCTCTTTCCCGGGGCTGCCCAGGCCATCGAGCTCAAGCGCCGCCGGGTGAACCGCAAGACCGGGAAGATCAGCATCAAGACGGTGCACGCGGTCACCAGCCTGACTGCCGAACAGGCCACCCCCGCCCAGCTCGCCTCCTTGATCCGTGGGCACTGGTCGGTCGAAGTGCGCCATGAGGCGCTTTGTTTCCGGACGGGGGTGAGAGACCCCCGGCGCCTGGCTGTCGCAGCAGCCGGGTGA
- a CDS encoding transposase family protein: MRAASGSCRCGQSSARVHGRYVRKLRDVAVGGLGVVIELRIRRFRCENTACTTHHVECVAILEPAEKGA, from the coding sequence GTGCGGGCGGCGAGCGGGTCCTGTCGGTGCGGTCAGAGCTCCGCTCGGGTGCACGGCCGGTACGTACGCAAGCTGCGTGACGTCGCCGTGGGCGGGCTCGGCGTGGTGATCGAGTTACGCATACGGCGGTTCCGCTGCGAGAACACTGCTTGCACGACCCACCACGTTGAGTGTGTCGCGATCCTTGAGCCTGCTGAGAAGGGCGCCTGA
- the drmC gene encoding DISARM system phospholipase D-like protein DrmC, with protein MSEADAPRRLGQLLSGTEAKGIADRLADGDTLSTALKVVAASQRAEVRRLLQAVAGNDEASHQQVQVLRAIEGARALPTTLSPLWTMPGHLAQSGPLTTSVSRLVDSARHAITCSTFNFQRSSMLWKSLREATQRDDVAVRVYMDTRAADDSGQHWSPTTAEVAAHLAPAEVWRTKKFDGIHVRNHAKFLAIDHHLLLVTSANFSWSAENNNVEFGVLIDNPNLTEAVERELREAENSLYEQL; from the coding sequence ATGAGTGAGGCAGACGCGCCACGACGACTCGGCCAGCTCCTCTCCGGGACCGAGGCCAAAGGCATCGCGGACCGTCTGGCCGACGGAGACACACTCAGTACCGCACTCAAAGTCGTGGCGGCCAGCCAGCGGGCAGAAGTCCGGCGTCTGCTACAGGCCGTAGCTGGCAACGACGAGGCATCGCACCAACAGGTCCAAGTCCTACGTGCGATCGAGGGAGCCCGGGCGCTGCCGACCACACTGTCGCCGCTGTGGACCATGCCCGGGCACCTCGCCCAGAGCGGACCGCTCACCACCTCGGTGAGCCGCCTTGTCGACAGCGCGCGCCACGCCATCACATGCTCGACGTTCAACTTCCAGCGGAGCTCCATGCTTTGGAAGTCACTTCGGGAAGCTACACAGCGCGACGACGTCGCCGTCCGCGTCTACATGGATACCCGGGCCGCCGACGACAGCGGACAACATTGGTCTCCGACGACCGCAGAAGTCGCCGCGCACCTGGCGCCAGCCGAGGTCTGGCGAACCAAGAAATTCGACGGCATACACGTCCGCAACCACGCCAAGTTCCTTGCCATCGATCACCACCTTCTCCTAGTGACTAGCGCGAACTTCTCCTGGAGCGCGGAGAACAACAACGTAGAGTTCGGCGTCCTCATCGACAACCCAAACCTCACCGAAGCCGTCGAACGCGAACTGAGAGAGGCGGAGAACTCTCTGTATGAGCAGCTGTGA
- a CDS encoding GNAT family N-acetyltransferase: MAIRVLPVSAEQSELLDAIIALGDRYTKYLGLLTPPAYRKHAEDDGLLVALDGEEVVGYALFGLPKRSLHVRLAHLCVAEEHRGKGVARELIEAIRARHAHRLGIRAKCRRDYGLSSMWTALGFVPRGESLGRGKDKETLDTWWLDLGHEDLFTEAQSDALLVVTVDHGVFAGLRGTGTERAVEESRALEAGWLADLIELAFTPQLLHDVREVEEREARTHQRAGLAELRSLSPDSAAVAVRLEELVAATGKEMPGVPLDGRQRARLRYVAETSCAGLQVLVTRDSALAALADIALDIAGVKVVSPAVVTLHVDELRQAQVYRPADLMGTTFSAEEIAPGGERELVAFFEQAEGDRGTAFAERLKSLADDGVVWRRELLRDGEGHPVALYVWALDGRTLNVAFLRTASHRLEETLARQLLFMLKRLGRERGAQAIRITDPFLSPAAMSAAGADGFTEDESGFTVLLVDVCGPAEAVSRKVAEIAGRMRRSAPRLDERVSPEVASMAERVWWPAKLIDTALLSFIAPIKPRWSTELFDVPAMLVPRDDVLGISREHVYYRSSGRRGESVPARILWYVSEGASGQQGKMVIGCSRLDEVVIDDPDTLFSRFEHLGVYGHAEVRDAADGSGKAMALRFSDTEIFPVQVTHARMTALAKGLGLRWVPPMQLSKISNTLFQAMYEEGHRKT; encoded by the coding sequence ATGGCGATCAGAGTGTTGCCGGTGTCTGCGGAGCAGTCGGAGCTGCTGGACGCGATCATCGCTTTGGGCGACCGGTACACGAAGTACCTGGGGCTGCTGACGCCGCCTGCCTACCGTAAGCACGCCGAGGACGACGGCCTGCTGGTGGCCCTGGATGGCGAGGAGGTGGTCGGTTACGCGCTCTTCGGGCTGCCCAAGCGGAGTCTGCATGTGAGGCTGGCTCACTTGTGCGTGGCAGAGGAACACCGAGGCAAGGGTGTCGCTCGTGAGCTGATCGAGGCGATCCGCGCGCGGCACGCTCATAGGCTCGGTATCCGTGCGAAGTGCCGGCGCGACTACGGGCTCAGCAGCATGTGGACGGCGCTGGGCTTTGTCCCCAGGGGAGAGAGCCTGGGGCGGGGCAAAGACAAGGAAACGCTGGACACCTGGTGGCTCGATCTGGGGCACGAGGACCTGTTCACCGAGGCCCAGAGCGATGCGCTGCTGGTGGTGACCGTGGACCACGGTGTGTTCGCCGGGCTGCGCGGTACGGGGACGGAACGCGCTGTTGAGGAGTCGCGTGCTCTCGAAGCGGGATGGCTCGCCGACCTGATCGAGCTTGCCTTCACTCCGCAGCTTCTGCACGACGTGCGTGAAGTAGAGGAACGTGAGGCGCGCACCCATCAGCGGGCGGGCCTTGCCGAGCTGCGGTCCCTGTCTCCCGACAGTGCTGCCGTTGCCGTCCGCTTGGAGGAGCTGGTCGCGGCAACGGGGAAGGAGATGCCTGGTGTTCCTCTCGATGGCCGGCAACGTGCCCGCTTGCGCTACGTGGCCGAGACGTCGTGTGCCGGGCTCCAGGTACTGGTGACGCGTGATTCTGCACTGGCGGCTCTGGCAGATATCGCCTTGGACATCGCAGGGGTCAAGGTCGTCTCCCCGGCGGTGGTCACGCTGCATGTGGACGAACTGCGCCAGGCCCAGGTGTACCGTCCAGCTGATCTCATGGGCACTACCTTCTCCGCCGAGGAGATTGCGCCGGGCGGTGAAAGAGAGTTGGTCGCCTTCTTCGAGCAGGCCGAAGGCGACCGTGGAACGGCCTTCGCGGAACGGCTGAAGAGTCTCGCCGATGACGGGGTGGTGTGGCGCAGAGAGCTGCTCCGGGACGGAGAGGGGCATCCGGTAGCCCTCTACGTCTGGGCCCTGGACGGCCGCACGCTAAACGTCGCGTTCCTCCGCACGGCATCGCACCGGCTGGAGGAGACTCTTGCACGGCAACTGCTGTTCATGCTCAAGCGGCTCGGCCGAGAGCGAGGGGCGCAGGCGATCCGCATCACCGATCCGTTTCTGTCGCCGGCAGCGATGTCGGCGGCCGGTGCCGACGGCTTCACCGAGGACGAGAGCGGCTTCACCGTACTGCTGGTCGACGTCTGCGGACCTGCCGAGGCCGTCTCGCGGAAGGTTGCGGAGATCGCAGGACGCATGAGACGGTCGGCGCCTCGGCTGGATGAGCGCGTGTCGCCGGAGGTCGCGAGCATGGCCGAGCGGGTGTGGTGGCCGGCCAAACTGATCGACACGGCCCTGCTCTCCTTCATCGCGCCCATCAAGCCGCGATGGTCTACGGAGCTCTTCGACGTTCCGGCCATGCTCGTTCCCCGGGACGACGTCCTGGGCATCAGTCGCGAGCACGTCTACTACCGTTCGTCCGGTCGCCGGGGAGAGAGCGTTCCCGCCAGAATCCTGTGGTACGTCAGTGAGGGGGCTTCCGGGCAGCAGGGCAAGATGGTCATCGGCTGCTCGCGCCTCGACGAGGTGGTCATCGACGACCCCGACACCCTCTTCTCGCGATTCGAACACCTGGGCGTATATGGTCATGCCGAAGTGCGTGACGCAGCCGACGGGTCGGGGAAGGCCATGGCGTTGAGATTTTCGGACACGGAGATCTTTCCCGTACAAGTGACGCATGCACGAATGACCGCGTTGGCCAAGGGGCTGGGACTACGGTGGGTACCGCCGATGCAGCTGTCGAAGATCAGCAACACGCTGTTCCAGGCCATGTATGAAGAGGGGCACCGAAAGACGTGA